In a genomic window of Onychostoma macrolepis isolate SWU-2019 chromosome 08, ASM1243209v1, whole genome shotgun sequence:
- the mutyh gene encoding adenine DNA glycosylase, whose translation MSRLRSAVQKGKRAALENTEVIKSSNKKKSKPAIKEEEPSETEPSSFHFFHDPTEIPLFRSHLLQWYDQNKRELPWRTLAMTEPDVNIRTYGVWVSEIMLQQTQVATVIDYYNRWMKRWPTVEKLAAATLEEVNQMWAGLGYYSRGRRLHEGAQKVVSELDGQMPKTTAGLLKQLPGVGRYTAGAISSIALGQVTGAVDGNVIRVLCRVRAIGADSTSPVVTDALWKIADTLVDPERPGDFNQAMMELGARVCTPKSPLCSQCPVQTHCHAFRKVSIKQEIDSKRLLSKLVSKLNTSVPDIENCLAPGSCDLCLSEDWDPQLGVQNYPRKPVKKAPRVEQTLTCIVERQRAKEEMEYLLTQRPSKGLLAGMWELPSMLLEADVSKNKYKGLICDMMQKLLEKPLDANSVQFVGEVVHIFSHIHQTYIVFSVRVPDWSEGEQEQKTCWLTKSALKEAAVSTGVKRIMKLYESSSKVDSKEKKRKPSPEKRSNKIKKPKGAVTNEGPKQLCLSKFFSTSKTTAKS comes from the exons ATGAGCAGGTTAAGATCTGCAGTGCAGAAGGGGAAGAGAGCGGCTCTAGAAAACACAGAGGTGATCAAATCCAGCAATAAGAAGAAATCAAAGCCTGCCATTAAAGAAG AGGAACCATCTGAAACAGAACCTTCATCATTCCACTTTTTCCATGATCCAACTGAAATCCCTCTATTCCGCTCTCACCTTCTGCAGTGGTATGATCAGAATAAGAGAGAGCTTCCCTGGAGGACACTG GCTATGACAGAACCAGATGTTAATATCAGGACATATGGAG TGTGGGTCTCAGAGATCATGTTACAGCAGACTCAAGTTGCCACAGTGATAGACTACTATAACAGATGGATGAAG aGATGGCCAACTGTGGAAAAACTTGCTGCAGCTACACTGGAG GAAGTGAACCAAATGTGGGCGGGTCTTGGATATTACTCTCGAGGACGCAGGCTGCATGAAGGTGCTCAGAAA GTTGTGTCAGAACTGGATGGACAGATGCCAAAGACCACAGCAGGACTACTAAAACAGCTGCCTGGAGTTGGACGTTACACTGCCGGCGCAATCAGTTCTATAGCACTTGGACAG gtGACAGGTGCAGTTGATGGAAACGTCATTCGAGTTCTTTGTCGCGTTCGAGCTATAGGAGCAGACAGCACCAGTCCTGTTGTAACAGATGCTTTGTG GAAAATTGCTGATACACTTGTTGATCCAGAGAGACCCGGAGACTTTAATCAGGCTATGATGGAATTAGGGGCCAGAGTCTGCACCCCAAAATCCCCTCTGTGCAGCCAATGTCCCGTTCAAACCCACTGTCATGCCTTTAGGAAG GTGAGCATTAAACAAGAGATTGACTCCAAAAGACTTCTAAGTAAACTTGTCTCAAAGCTCAACACCTCAGTTCCTGACATAGAGAATTGTT TGGCTCCTGGAAGCTGTGACTTGTGTTTATCAGAGGACTGGGACCCTCAGCTGGGGGTGCAGAATTATCCAAGAAAGCCTGTTAAAAAAGCTCCACGTGTGGAGCAAACTCTAACCTGTATAGTGGAACGTCAGCGAGCCAAAGAAGAGATGGAGTATCTTCTCACTCAAAGACCAAGCAAAG GACTCTTGGCAGGGATGTGGGAGCTACCCAGCATGCTCTTGGAGGCTGACGTCTCTAAGAATAAATATAAAGGCTTGATATGTGACATGATGCAAAAACTGCTGGAAAAACCTCTAGACGCTAACTCAGTGCAGTTTGTGGGAGAG GTGGTGCATATTTTCTCCCACATCCATCAAACCTATATAGTCTTTTCCGTGCGTGTGCCTGACTGGTCAGAAGGAGAGCAAGAGCAGAAGACCTGCTGGCTCACTAAATCTGCTCTGAAGGAGGCAGCTGTATCCACTGGGGTTAAAAG GATTATGAAGCTCTATGAATCTTCAAGCAAGGTGGACAGCAAG GAAAAGAAGAGAAAACCCAGCCCTGAGAAACGTTCAAACAAGATAAAAAAGCCTAAGGGTGCTGTTACTAACGAAGGACCCAAACAACTCTGCCTCAGTAAATTCTTTTCTACCTCTAAGACAACGgcaaaaagttaa